The sequence below is a genomic window from Bacteroidota bacterium.
GAACGAACCATGAAAGGCACCAAAGTTGGCTTCTCCAGCCATGTCTTTATATAGATTAATACCAGCGCCCATATAGCTTACTTTTTTGCTTCCGGCATTAGGGTCACGAAACATAGGCATATCAAACGATGCATTTACGGTATTGTATCCCTTGCCGGCAGTGGGCCATTGATTTTTATAGTTTAAGCAAAACCTGTATTTATTCAGAAAATTTCCTGCTAAGGCCGGATTTAATGTAAGAGGTGCTTCGTGAAATTGAGTAAAGTGTATATCCTGAGCACTCAGTGTTGCTGCAAAAAGAAACGGCAATAACCCTGATAGTATATGTTGTGTGTATTTTTTCATATAACTGTTAACGCATCAAAGTGATTGATCCTTTTTTTGAAATTCGTTTTTTATTTTCCATGACAACTTCAACCCTGAAGGTGAATACATCTGAATTCAACAATTGATCTTTATAGGTGCCTCTCCAACCTTCGTTTTTATTATTGCTTGAAAAAACTTTTTCGCCCCAGCGATTGTACACTTCCATGGTTACTGTTTCTATACTATCACCATATACCTTGAATACATCATTCTCTCCATCCCCATTGGGAGAAAAAGCAGTAGGTACAAAAATTTCATTTTTTGTAGTGGTGGTATCCTCAAATTCAAAGTGTGCAATCACTTTAATATTGGTATCAATATTTAGAAACACAAGGCTATCGTTGTTTGATGGAAAAAGCGTATCGCCTTCAATAGACCAATGCGTAAAATGGTAACCCGGATTGGGGATAGGAGCAAGGTATTGCTTTATGTTGCCAAAATATTTTCCTGTCCAAACATAATCATCAATAAAAAGTGAATTAAATTTTACTACACCTCCCGCTTTCGGAATAGCATTAATTTGTACTTCGTAAGGTCCTTTAAGATCATAACAATTAATAAAGCCATTGATAAGCTGCACACAACGGTCGTCAATAAAGTTGCTTAAGGTATTCACACTTGCTTGCCAACCCGATTTGGTTCCACCCCACTTGGTGCATTGTGCATCCATTTCAGGGTCAATAGCAGCAATCATACTGTCCAGAACCTGATGCATGTTGTTACAATTAAAAACGGTATTTACCAAATCAACATACCGATTGATGTAGTACACTTTAAATGTATCTGTTTGCATCAGCTTATTCAGAATCGGAACATGTCCTTGTCCTCCCGGATCGTTTAGTGTATTGGGGTCACAAGGATCAGCGCTTGGTCCGGTGTTGGGAACACCGGTATAATTTATATAGTGGCCAAAGGTGGCATCCATATCCCATAAGGTATAGCGCCATTTTTTCTTTTTACCCGCAGGGTCAAGACCGCGCCACCATGCAGTATTCCAGTTAAGCCAATCCTGGCATACTGTAAAAGAATTCAGAATAAAGTAATCTGTCAAACTTTCTATGTTATATACACTATCGATGTAATTATAGTTAGCCGGTACATTCAGGTTATTGGCATTGACCCAGGCTAAAAACGTATTCCAGTTATTTTGAGCGTTTACGCCATAAGGTGCCCAGGTAGAACCCCATGTTTGTAAAAACTCTACGTTTGGTTCATCCTGATCATAATAATAGCTTGTAAAATCTAGATCGTCTACTTTTTCGCGAAGTTCATACACGCCCCAATATTCTCCGTTGCGATACAACACACATGACTGAGTAGTGCGTTCATCAAGCTCTAGTTTGCCACGCTGCGATAGCTCATGGCAATAAGCATCGCGTATATGTGCACCCCTTCGAATGGGTAGTTGTCATTGGCTGCAGGCTTCAAAATCAAGCGTTGGTAATGTTCTCTATCTTTCTGTTTGAATACCTGCGCTTTAACTCCGCTCGAATAACCAAATTGATCGCGGCCTATAAAATCGATACCGCGTTGATCATATGCCCAACTATCATTACCATGCTCATCGGCTTCACCATATGATGTACCCATGAGTGTATATGTTTCATCGTAAATTTCGATTCCTGTAGTTGGAGAAAATTGTGTGCCACCAAACAAATCGTTCAATCCTTCGCCAAATACTGATACCACAGGTAAAGCATGATTTACATTGATAAAAAAAGTTCCGCTTTCAATAAAGCTGGGATGGAAAGCAGGGTCGGTGCTAAATGCCCTGGCACGCAAAACTGCAGTGGCGCTTATGGCTACGGGCGCGGTGTATAGGGTAGAAGCTTGTGTTGGCTCATCGCCATTGGTGGTGTATCTTATTTCTGCGTTTGAATCGGAACATGTAATGGCAACACTTATTGCAGCATTGTGAAATCCAATAGGCGTATCAAAATTAGGTACAGGAACATATCCTGTTAGCGCATTGGCATTGGCAGCGCCCGGGGTAGGTGTAGCAAATAATGACCATGTTGGCGCTGAGTCAGTAGTGCGACCGCGACTGTGATCTTTGAGAGCAGGAATCATGGTGACAGAATCCATAACCAACAAACTGGGTGTGTAAAGTACAATGGTTTCATAGTCTGTTTGTGTTAGCTTAAAACTAGTATGTACAAACGTGCCCACTACCGTATTTTGTTTCGAACAAAAAACTAGTTGATAGCCGTTGGCAGGAATAGTCACACTTGGAAATTCCCATTTAGTTTTATTAGATGGTTTGTCTGTAAGAAAATATCCCTGTAAGTCTATTGGGTTTGACGAGGTATTGTATAATTCTATCCAGTCTTCTTTTTGGTTAAAATTATCATTGATTGTATTAACGTTTGATGCCGACCACTCATTAATTACTATTTGTGCCTGGGCATTTCCTATCATCAAAACGAATAGAATAGCTCGTATTAAGTTAGATTGAATCATGATGTTGAATTAGATTCACAAACTTAGCAAATATTCTAATTCAGCAAACTTTTATTTGACAGATCATCGCCTGCAAAGCAACTTAAAGTCACAATAGCTGCAGCTACCTAGGCTAGTGGTGGGTTTTAGGTCTACCGGTTCGTTTATTATTTCGTTTAGAAGTCGAGCCAGCCTGTCCTTAAATTCAATCATCATCGATTCGGTAATCATATTGCCATCGAATAAATAGTCAAGCCCTTCTTTCACTTTTTTAAGCGGAAATGCTGCAACTTTAACTGCAGGTTCTTTAAGCGCGGCAGCATACAGCAATAATTGAAAGGCGACTTTGTATTTACTGTCAGTAAAGATTTTTTCGAGAGTATCAGTTAGTTCCACCTTGCCGGTTTTATAATCTACAATCAGAAAATGATCTTCAGCTTTTTCTACCCGGTCAATAATTCCTTTAATTAGTACCGTGTCTTTTTCATTGATTTTAAATTCTTCTTCAAACTCTTTTTCCAAAGCTACCAGCGTTATTGGCAATCGTGCTTTATCTACAGCAATAATGGATTGAATGATATTTTGTAATACATCATAAGTAACGATATTATTATTTTGAATTGTTTTCGTTTCATATTCTTTAACATAGGCAGCATATAAGAGCGTGTCCAATTGCTCTTCTACCTGACTAAGTAAGTTGCTGTTAAGTATTACTTTGTCTTTATAGGCATTTTCCATTACCAGATGAATGATGTTGCCTATTTGCATAGGGCTTAATTCGGTCTCTTCTCTTTGAGGTTCTTTAATTTTTAAAATGTAGCGATAGTAAAATTTTAGCTTACATTCGATATACATATTAAGTGCCGTGGGCGAAAATTTAACCTGATGCGTGCAGTACATGTCGCGCAGTTTTTCAATCAAGTCGTTTGTTTTAGTAACCGCTAATTGAATTTGTTCCATATCAGGAACCGGTGCAGCCATAACTTTTTTGGAATAGGAAATAGAAGGACACTGTTGTAGAATGTCATATTCCAGTTGCCTGATGTAGCGTGAAGGTTCGCCTGCCCCTAGCGAGTTAACTTCGGTGTTAAAAGTTAAATCTACTTTTTTAGCACGTTGCAACAAACGGTAAAAATGGTATGCAGATATGCTTTCATTATTTTCTTCGAGAGGTAATTTAAATGCCTTGCGTAAGGTGTAAGGAATGTAGGTTTTCAAAGTGGAATCAGATGGCAACACACCTTCGTTTAAATTTAACAAGATGAGTTCATCAAAATCAAGGCAACGCGTTTCCAAAAAACCCATAAGCTGAATGGAGGCATTCTTATCGCTGTCAAAGGGAACTTTTACAGTTCGCAAAATATCTTTTATAACAATGGACGATTGCACGTGCGCCAGGCTTTTCATGGTTCGATTAATAAGCAATACCAACTGCTGTAGTAAGGCGCGATTTACAAAATCAATTTGCAGATTATGATTTAAAACATACTCTATCAGTTGCAGTATACTTGCGCTAATAGAAGTCGATTGGGCGGTATTCACAATCACATCCACCATGCCTTTATTGTAATTACTTGCCACGGATGACAGGTAAAGGTAATTGCCTCCGATTATAACATCCGAAGTATTATTGTTTTGAAGATGTGTGAAAGCAAGCAATGGAGTAGAAATAAAATCTTGGAAATAAATTTTTGAAAGAAGCAGGTTTTGAGATTTATCGAATTTAAATTTTTCGATCAACTGCATAAACGAAAGCACCAAGTGTTCGGCTAGCGAGTTGCGCAACGGCAAGCCCATGGTGATATTGAAATCTGTTTTTGGATATCGATACTGTGCAAGAGCGGTATCAACATGGTTTCGTCAGGGAGCACCACCGTCAGTGCCTTGTTATCAGTTGCCGCATTTTCTATTAAGCTGCCTGCATATTGAACCTGACTAAAGTTAGATGGAAAACCATTGCAAGATATGGTCTTGTGCTGTGTAGCAAAGTAGTCATTTCTAAAAAGTGACTTTGATGTAATCAGTTTGTTATGTTTTAAATATTCGCCAGCAGGATTATATTTGTGGTCGGTAATAAAATTATCTATATCCCAAATAACATCGGCAACTTGATTTTTTATTAAGGTCGAAATAATTGCTTCTTCACTTTTGCTAAGGGCATAAAATCCGCAAAACAAATGCATGGTATAAGGCGCATTAAGACCTTTTAATTTTATATCGGCAAGTAAATTTCGTTTCACAAATCCGCTATATGCCAGGTTGTTGGCAATCATCCATTCGCTGAATTCGGCATACACACTCCGGAGATGTTGCCAGTTGGCAACAAAGTTTTTCGCATGTCCGAATTCTGATAATCATCGCCAAGCAGCGATTGCCAAAATTGTTGGATCGATGTCTTTTCTTCAAAGGCCCATTCAAATTGACTTTCGATGCGCGAAATATCTTCGAGTGTGCTGAATAACTTATTGCCATCAGCCAGATGATTATCGATTTCTTCAAAATCACTAATCAGAATTTTACCCCAAGGGTAAAAGGTGTCAAAGTCTGTTTCGTAATATTTTTTATAAATGTGGAACAGTTCACAAACCAAAACCCAAGTATCGGCAATTATCAGTTGACTATGAGTTCTAAAAAACTCATCGATAGAAATTACAGATGGAAGCAGGGTAGGCTTGCCAATATTTTTTTTAAAATAGTCGGAAAATGCCTTGCACGCCCTACGTGAGGGGAATATCAGTTGCAGCTTATGATAGCCCTCTGAATAATTAGCAATAACATGCTCGTAAACTTCCGCAATAAAGGACTTAACCACCATCAGTAGATTTTAAACTTGCAACAAGAATAGCGAAATTTTACTTAACACATTTCGCATTACAGACGAATAGTTAAATTCGCCACCACAAAAAAAGAAAATCAAGTTGGAAAAAGTAAAGTGTTTAATAATAGGAAGTGGCCCTGCGGGCTACACTGCCGCCATCTATGCCGCCCGTGCCGATATGAAACCTGTGATGATTGCTGGCTTGCAACCCGGAGGCCAACTAACCATTACCACCGAAGTAGAAAACTATCCCGGCTACCCTGATGGAACGCAAGGACCTGAGATGATGGAAGATTTTCGCAAGCAAGCACAACGCTTCGGTACCGATATACGTTGGGGCTATGTTAGCAGTGTTGACTTTAGTGCAGGCATGCCGCCTTATAAAGTGGTGGTTGACGAAAAGCATGAAATAGAAGCCGAAAGTGTGATTATATGTACAGGTGCTTCGGCCAAATGGCTTGGCATTGAGAGCGAGCAACGCCTTAATGGCTTTGGTGTTTCGGCTTGTGCCGTGTGCGATGGATTTTTCTTTAAGGGGCAGGATGTAGCCATTGTTGGTGCAGGAGACACTGCTGCCGAAGAAGCAACTTACCTTGCTAAGTTATGCCGCAAAGTATATATGATTGTGCGTAAAAGTGAAATGAGGGCTAGCAAGGCAATGCAGCATCGCGTACAAAATACGGCAAACATTGAAGTGTTGTATAACCACCAAACCGAAGAGATACTTGGTGATAAAACCGTAACCGGAGCGCTGCTAATAAACACCCAAACCAAGGAGCAGCGCGTGCTTGAAGTAACCGGTTTTTTTGTAGCCATAGGTCATCAGCCTAATACAGATATTTTTAAAGAGCAATTAGACATGGACGAAACAGGATACTTACACACCGTGCCCGGTACTACAAAAACTAGTAAAGACGGAATTTTTGCCGCGGGAGATGTGCAGGATAAAACCTATCGTCAGGCGGTGACTGCCGCAGGAAGTGGCTGCATGGCTGCATTAGATGCCGAAAGGTATCTTGCTGCCAAGGGGATTCATTAATGTCATTTTTAAAATAAACAGTATCTAAATTTGTTTGTCAATTTTAGTTTTTGATTAGCCTTAATAATTGAATAGAAAAATTGGTGAGGAATAATGAGCGCATACTGATTAATGTCTTGGTAGGATTTTCAACAACATACTATTAGTAACAAGCCCTTTGTAATCGCCAGGAATTTAGGGCGCATCAAATATTATAAATCAAATTAATTCTTACACGGAATGCATATTTGAGGAAAATGGTGTCGCTCCTACGGAGCTAAACAAAAGAGGCACGTTTGCTTCTATTAAGATATCGCTTCTACGGAGCTCTGAGATTTTTATAAAGCTGATTAAGCCCAAGCGGGGCGACATTTTAATAGAAAGTGAAATGAAAAAATAATAAGCCTAAGCAAGGCGATGAGTTAATGCAAAAGCTAAAGGAAAAAACAATAAGCCAAAGCAGGGCGCAAGGTTTATACAAATGAAACCGATAAAAAAAATCAAGGCACAATTAGGAGCAATTAGAGTAAGGGACAGGTTCATTATTTGAGGATGATATTAATTTGAAAAATAGATAAAAGAAAAATCGAAATTTCTAAACCACAAACCGGCCTGATAAAATCATCTTCGTGCTTTTGCTGCCATTGGAGCCATATCAAGTGCTACAGCACCTACCAGAATTAAACCTTTTATTATATCCTGCAAAAAATCCTGCACATTAAGCAGACTCATGCCATTGTCGAGCGATGCCATCATAAGCGCACCACATAGCGCACCAGCAATCGTTCCTCGGCCACCCATTAGGCTGCAACCGCCAATCACACAAGCGGCAATTGCATCAAGTTCGAGGTTGCGTGCAGCACCCGGTGTGGCGCTGCCAAGTTGCGCTGTATAAACAATGGATGCTAAACCAATCATGCCACCAAGCAATAAGTAAATATAGAGCACATGCTCACGAATATTTATTCCTGAATAAAAGGCAGCTTCGCGGTTGCCACCTATAGCATACACATGTCTGCCAAATGGGAATTTTGTTGATACTAAATGAACTAGCAATGCCACCACTGCAAGGAGCAATACCTGTGCCGGTATACCTTTGTAACTAAAGAGCATGGCAGCAAATGCAAGTGTTGTCAGCAAGCCAAGCACAGCAGGAATTACATTCTTTTTTGCTTTCATAGCCTGGTAAATTCCAAATAAAGAAAGCGAAGAGAATAATACAAGAACTATCCATGCTACATAAGAAGGCAAAAAACCAATGCCGAATTGTTGTATCGAATCAGCTATCGGTCCTATCGTTTCACCTTTGGTGACACCTTTTATTAAGCCACGATAAATAAGCAATCCACCTAGTGTAACAATAAATGCAGGAATGCGCGTATATGCTACCAGGCAGCCATTAATAGCACCAATGGCAAGGCCGCCAAGCATGGCTGCTACCACAGCGGCAATTGGTGAAAGCTGAAATAAACAATTGCTTATGGCTGCAAATCCACCACAAAGGGCTACCGCAGATCCGACCGATAAATCAATTTCGCCAGCAACAATTACCAACACCATTCCACATGCGAGCAACCCCACTACCGAAGTTTGCCGCATCAGATTTGTGAAATTTCGTGGCGATAGAAAAAGCCCATCCGTAACAAGATTAAAGCCAATGGCAATAATGATAAGTGCAATAATTACAAATGCCAATCGTGATTGAAATAATTGTTTTATCATACCTCTTTTTATTGCACGGCTGCAACCATTATTTTTTCAGAATTAAAATCTTTACGATGAAACATTGCTGTTATACTACCCTTGCACATAACATAGATACGGTCGCAAATGCCCATTAGTTCAGGTAAATCAGACGATACTACCAAGGTTGCTGTTTTTTGTTTTGCCATTTTATATAAGATGGAATAGATCTCTGCTTTTGCACCCACATCTACTCCGCGTGTTGGTTCATCGGCAAGTAAAAGTTGTGGCGTATGATAGAGCCATTTGCTAATGGCCACCTTTTGCTGATTGCCACCACTGAGCGATGCAATTGACTGCTGTACATTGTTGGCTTTTATGTTATAGGCTGTTATGCATTGATTGGTATAGCTTATTTCTTTTTCTGGCGAAATGGTGTTTGCACGTAAAAAATATTTAAGAAACGACAAGGTGTTATTAAACAAAATGCTTTGGTCGGTTACTAGCCCGTATTTTTTTCGGTCTTCAGTTATAAGTACTACACCCTTGTCAATAGCATTCTGCGGCTTACGGACGTGGTATTCTGTATTGGAAAAAAAGATTTGCCCTTCTGTTTTAAATGTGCGTGCGCCAAACAACAGTTGCAATAACTCAGTACGGCCACTACCTATAAGGCCAGCTATACCAACTACTTCGCCTTGCTTTACATTCAGGCTTATATTTTTGTGTACAGATTTTTCGGCCAGTTGTGTTGATAAATTTTTTATTTCCAAAAGAACTTCTCCGGTTTCAATTTCAGGTTTGTGATAAAGCTTGGTGAGCACGCGCCCAACCATCAACGAAATTATTTCATCGGTAGTAATATCTGTTGTTTTTTTTGTGGCTATGGTTTTTCCATCACGCAAAACGGTAATGTTATCGGCAATGGCAAATACTTCTTCCAGCTTATGTGAAATAAGAATTAGCGTTATGCCTTGTTGCTTTAAATTGATAAGCAGTTGTAACAACTTTTTTGATTCTGTTTCGGTAAGTGCTGCAGTAGGTTCATCAAGTATCAGCAGTTTTGATTTTTTCGAAAGTGCTTTGGCAATTTCTACCAATTGCTGATGCCCAATTCCTAATTCGGTAATTTTGGTATCGGCACTAAGTTCAAGCCCAAGCATGTGGAGCAGCCTGGCAGTTTCGTTGTGCATGGTAGCATAATCAATCATGCCACTTTTAAGTGGCATGTGTCCCAGAAAAATATTTTCGGCAATGCTCATTTCGGGTACCAGGGCAAGTTCTTGTGCAATAATGGATATGCCTGCATGTTCGCTTTGGCGGATGTTTTCGAATTGCATTTCAACCTGATCGAGAAGGATGGTGCCTTCAAACATATGATGCGCATATACCCCGCTCAAGATTTTCATTAAGGTTGATTTGCCTGCACCATTTTCTCCGCAAATGGCGTGTATAGTTGCATCGTTTACGGTAAGGGTTACATCCTGCAAAGCATATACCTGACCGAATTGCTTTGATATATTTTGCATTTGCAACATCCTGACCTTATTATTGGATTTTTAATTTTCCTTTATCAATAAATTCGTCAGCAACAACCGTACTCATGTAGTTTGCTTTATCAACGGCAATGGGCGCCAGTAGAATGCTTGGCACCTCCTTAAAATTATTGTTCAGTTTAGCATTAACACCCTGCAGGGGTTGTTTATTAATGAGCATGGCTGTGGCCTGTGCAGCTTGCGTTGCAAGAAGTTTAATGGGTTTGTAAACGGTCATCGTTTGTGTGCCATCTATTATGCGTTGTATTGCACTCACTTCAGCATCCTGACCACTCACCGGCACCTTGCCTTGCAATTGCTGTTCGCTCAATGCCTGTATGCAACCACTTGCAAGACCATCGTTGGCAGCAACTATAGCTGCTACATTATTGTTGCATAATGTTAGTGCATTTTGTGTTTGCTTGAGTGCCTCGGCAGGCAGCCAGTCTTTACAATATTGATCCATTATAATTTTTATTTTCCCTGCATCAATTGCCTGCTTCAATACATTCAAGTGGCCCTGATGATAGAGTAGTGCATTGTTATCCGTAGAGGAGCCTTCGGCAAGAATGTAGTTTCCTTCGGGTGCAATATTGAGGATATACTGCGCTTGCATTTCGCCCACTTTTTGATTGTCGAACGAAATGTAAAGATCAAGGTCGGCATCGTTAATTAATCGGTCGTAAGCAATTACGGGTATCCCTGCTTCTTTAGCCTGCTTTATGGCAGTGGCGCATGTCTTACTGTTATGTGGAACAATAACAATGGCATCTACTTGTTTGGTTACAAAATTTTCGATGTGTTTGTTCTGGAGATTTTCGTCACCATTACATGCTTGTATCTCTACATCCAGGCCCAGACGCTCTGCCTCTTTCTTAAACATGGCAGCATCCTTGGCCCACCGCTCTTCGGTGTACGTATCCATGCTCAGACCAATTACTTTTTTCTTTTGTGCTCCATTGTTACAGCCAGCAAATAATGCTGCTGTAAATAACAAGAGATAAAAAATGTTTGTTTTAAAAAACTTCATATATAGTTACCGTTACTTTAAATTTATTTTACTAAAACCATCATACTGCTACCTGCTGGTATCGACATTATCTTGCCTGCAAAAGATGCACCTTCGCCACTGGCAAATATAACCTCGTGATTGCCTTTGGCAATCATCATCGGGTCTATTTCAAAAACTTTATCATTCAGATTATGCACTACTATCATTTGCTCATTTTTAAATTTCATGACATAGATCATGTGCTTCAAATCTGAAAGCGGGCTTGCTTCCGCTTCTCCAAGGCGAAGCGAGTTAAAGTGATTGCGCACATCTATCAGTCGCTTATAGTGATTATACAGCGACTGCTGATCATCTTGTTGTTCTTTTAAGGGAGTAACTTTTCCATAAACTGTGTATATTGATTTCAACCATTGACATTGTCCATCATCTTTATCTTTTGCATCCCATAAAAATGGTTCACGAATATTTTCGTCCGGCTTTTTTCCAAGCATGCCTATCTCTTCACCATAATAAATAAATGGTGTGCCGGGTAGTGTCAGCAATATTGAAGCTGCCAGTTTCATCTTGGTCATATTGCCTTGCAGGTCACTGCCGATGCGATTTTGATCGTGGTTAGTAAGAAAGGTTGCATCAATAAAACCGGGAGCCTGTTTAGCATAAAATGTTCTGGCATTATTTACCACGGCAACAATTCCCGAATCGTTCATTTCCTGCATGGTGGGAATTATTTTAAAACCCAAATCGAAATTAAAAACGGAGGTAAGTGCATTCTGCAAATACGGAGCGGTAGCAGTTGCATTGTCAGTTATCTCTCCAAGAAAAAATGCATCGGGCTTTACAGCGCGCATGGCAGAAGTAAATTCCTGCCACCAGGTATAGTTTTCATTTTCTCTGCCGGGAGGAAAAATCCATTTAGCTGCATCCAGTCTAAAACCATCTACACCCATATCGCGCAACCAGTATTTTCCTATTTCGATAATATCTTTGCGAACCGATGGATGATCAAAATTTAAATCGGGCATGCCACCCCAAAAAAATCCATAATACTTTTCTCCTTTTACGGGCTTATTGTTGCGATATACATAATGCCAGCCATCATCTTTTTTTGAAAGTTCATTTTCTTTTTTCCAAACAAAATAATTGCGCATGGCATTAGACTCGCTTTTGCAAGCCTCTTTAAACCAAGGGTGATCGCTCGAGCAATGGTTAACCACCAAATCCATGATGATTTTAATTTGGCGGGCATGAGCTTCGGCAATAAGGGTGCGCATATCATCGAGGGTGCCATACTCCGAATCGATACCATAATAATCCGTTACATCGTATTTGTGGTAAGTAGGTGAGGGGTTGAAAGGTGTGATCCATATGGCTCCAATTCCCAGCTCCTTAAGATAATCGAGTCGCGAGGTGATTCCATTGATATCGCCAATGCCATCACCATTGCTATCGCAAAATGAGCGGACAAAAATTTCGTAGCACACGCAATTCGGAAAACCTATGTTATAATTTTTTCCAAGTTGAATGGTAACCTCGCTGCTATTCTTATATTGGGCATGAGTAAACAAGCAATGAAGCAATATGGAAATGCTAATCAGGAGTTTTTTCATAGGTGGACGAAAGTAGAAAAATTAAATATAAGTTCTTATACAAGCTAATTATACAAGTTGGATTAAAAAGAGGGTAAAAAAGGTAGGGGCGCTTATGCCCTGGACTTGTGCTGAATTCAAGCCTCAAGTCAACTACGCACCGGTGGCACTAAAGGGCGCCATCCAACATCTACGTTTAGCTTTTTCTTGACACAACATTTTGTATTTTTTTTTAAAAGCTACAATTACTTTGGTGGCTTAGTGAGGCAGCGCCCTGTAGCGCCACGGGTGCGCGGCCGCTATATTCTGCATGTGTTTATTGTTTTCAAAAAACTCAAATCTACAAGGATAATTTAATTAGACATTTCAAAACATCATTACTAAGCTAATGCACCCCAACTGGGGCTACATATACTGAGCTGGGTTTTTCGTATCATTTTATTTTTGGTTTCAGATGGAAAATTGTTTTTTCAATTTCATTCAAAACATTCGTTAATTAATGGGTCACTTGGTGCCTCTTAATTCGTAATTCGTAATTCTCAATTCCTAATTCCCAATACCTATTTCGTAATTTCAATACATTTATTTGGAAGGCTAAAGCTTCTGCTGTTTTAAGTGCTTATTAAGTATGAATTGCTGCGTATGTTTTTAGCTGCTTTTTGTATCATGTCAACTTTCTTACCTTTGGCCACCTTTTTCCAAAAAAAAAATTATGAATAAATATAAGGAATATAAGCAGCTTGATTTGGTCGCATTGGCTGCTGATGTATTGGCTAAGTGGGAAGTTGAAGACACCTTTGAGCAAAGCATTAAGGCTCGTGCTGGTGCCGAAGCTTTTACATTTTATGAAGGCCCGCCTTCGGCCAACGGTATGCCGGGCATACATCACGTTATGGGTAGGGCTATTAAAGACATTTTTTGCCGATACAAAACGCAGAAAGGATTTATTGTTAATCGCAAAGGTGGATGGGATACCCATGGCTTACCAATAGAACTTGCCGTAGAAAAGTCGATGGGCATTACCAAAGAGGATATTGGAAAAAAAATAAGTGTAGATGATTATAACCATGCTTGCCGCAAGGAGGTAATGAAATACAAAAATGTTTGGGATGACCTTACTCGTAAAATGGGTTATTGGGTTGACCTGGATAATCCCTACATCACATTCGAGAATTATTATATTGAGAGTTGTTGGTATTTGCTAAGCCTGTTATACAAGAAGGGATTACTTTACAAAGGATACACCATACAGCCTTACAGTCCAGCTGCTGGAACAGGATTGAGCACACACGAGCTAAATCAGCCGGGGACCTACAAGAATGTAAAAGACACTACGGTAGTGGCACAGTTTCGTTTACTGCAAAATGCCGAGAGTCAATCATTAATAT
It includes:
- a CDS encoding sugar ABC transporter permease, producing the protein MIKQLFQSRLAFVIIALIIIAIGFNLVTDGLFLSPRNFTNLMRQTSVVGLLACGMVLVIVAGEIDLSVGSAVALCGGFAAISNCLFQLSPIAAVVAAMLGGLAIGAINGCLVAYTRIPAFIVTLGGLLIYRGLIKGVTKGETIGPIADSIQQFGIGFLPSYVAWIVLVLFSSLSLFGIYQAMKAKKNVIPAVLGLLTTLAFAAMLFSYKGIPAQVLLLAVVALLVHLVSTKFPFGRHVYAIGGNREAAFYSGINIREHVLYIYLLLGGMIGLASIVYTAQLGSATPGAARNLELDAIAACVIGGCSLMGGRGTIAGALCGALMMASLDNGMSLLNVQDFLQDIIKGLILVGAVALDMAPMAAKARR
- a CDS encoding sugar ABC transporter ATP-binding protein, which produces MLQMQNISKQFGQVYALQDVTLTVNDATIHAICGENGAGKSTLMKILSGVYAHHMFEGTILLDQVEMQFENIRQSEHAGISIIAQELALVPEMSIAENIFLGHMPLKSGMIDYATMHNETARLLHMLGLELSADTKITELGIGHQQLVEIAKALSKKSKLLILDEPTAALTETESKKLLQLLINLKQQGITLILISHKLEEVFAIADNITVLRDGKTIATKKTTDITTDEIISLMVGRVLTKLYHKPEIETGEVLLEIKNLSTQLAEKSVHKNISLNVKQGEVVGIAGLIGSGRTELLQLLFGARTFKTEGQIFFSNTEYHVRKPQNAIDKGVVLITEDRKKYGLVTDQSILFNNTLSFLKYFLRANTISPEKEISYTNQCITAYNIKANNVQQSIASLSGGNQQKVAISKWLYHTPQLLLADEPTRGVDVGAKAEIYSILYKMAKQKTATLVVSSDLPELMGICDRIYVMCKGSITAMFHRKDFNSEKIMVAAVQ
- a CDS encoding substrate-binding domain-containing protein, with the protein product MKFFKTNIFYLLLFTAALFAGCNNGAQKKKVIGLSMDTYTEERWAKDAAMFKKEAERLGLDVEIQACNGDENLQNKHIENFVTKQVDAIVIVPHNSKTCATAIKQAKEAGIPVIAYDRLINDADLDLYISFDNQKVGEMQAQYILNIAPEGNYILAEGSSTDNNALLYHQGHLNVLKQAIDAGKIKIIMDQYCKDWLPAEALKQTQNALTLCNNNVAAIVAANDGLASGCIQALSEQQLQGKVPVSGQDAEVSAIQRIIDGTQTMTVYKPIKLLATQAAQATAMLINKQPLQGVNAKLNNNFKEVPSILLAPIAVDKANYMSTVVADEFIDKGKLKIQ
- a CDS encoding alpha-amylase, whose translation is MKKLLISISILLHCLFTHAQYKNSSEVTIQLGKNYNIGFPNCVCYEIFVRSFCDSNGDGIGDINGITSRLDYLKELGIGAIWITPFNPSPTYHKYDVTDYYGIDSEYGTLDDMRTLIAEAHARQIKIIMDLVVNHCSSDHPWFKEACKSESNAMRNYFVWKKENELSKKDDGWHYVYRNNKPVKGEKYYGFFWGGMPDLNFDHPSVRKDIIEIGKYWLRDMGVDGFRLDAAKWIFPPGRENENYTWWQEFTSAMRAVKPDAFFLGEITDNATATAPYLQNALTSVFNFDLGFKIIPTMQEMNDSGIVAVVNNARTFYAKQAPGFIDATFLTNHDQNRIGSDLQGNMTKMKLAASILLTLPGTPFIYYGEEIGMLGKKPDENIREPFLWDAKDKDDGQCQWLKSIYTVYGKVTPLKEQQDDQQSLYNHYKRLIDVRNHFNSLRLGEAEASPLSDLKHMIYVMKFKNEQMIVVHNLNDKVFEIDPMMIAKGNHEVIFASGEGASFAGKIMSIPAGSSMMVLVK